In Populus alba chromosome 4, ASM523922v2, whole genome shotgun sequence, the genomic window TTGCAGGCATTCATTATACTTTCATGCATTATATCTGTGTCTGTGAACTTCAGCACATTCATGGTTATCGGCAAGACCTCACCAGTTACTTATCAAGTTCTTGGACACCTCAAAACTTGCCTTGTTCTTGGCTTTGGGTACACTCTGTTACATGATCCTTTCACAATGAGAAACATCGCTGGAATACTGGTTGCCATTTTTGGCATGGGCCTATATTCATATTTCTGCGTCCAagagaacaaaaagaaacaatcaGTGGACCTCTCACTAGCTTCCCAGGTACTGTGTGCATATCACTGATCTTTTGACATGAATATCTCTGCTCATTATTTaggaattgaaaacaaattgctACTCCTTGTTTGTTTCAGATGAAAGATAAGGATAGCACTCCAATTTTGGGCATGCAAGATAAAGAAACCAGTCATGACGCCAAGAAATCAACGAAGGACTCTCTTGTTTAACTTGTCATAAAAAAGTCCATGCATGTATCGGGTGTTTGCTCTACCAGAAACAATTAATTTGATGAGTTgagtataaatgttttttattcttttaatagaCAGTACCCATTCACTTTTTTaccattttattaatttttgctCTAAATAAATCATAACACAGATCAATTTTTCCCATTCTTCTGCTATAAATCTAATAACGTAACCTATCAAATCAATAATCAgacaaaattaaatcaataatatcCTATTTCGTAAGGTGGAttactgaattaaaaaaaaaaagactccaAGATATGTCATGTTGTGCAGATTTAAGGTAACATTATGAGATATTGAGTCTTTTGcatagtatattaaaacaatttaaaaatataaaaaatatatattttttttaaattgaacccagcaaacacaaaaaaaaaaaaaaaaaacaaacatggggACAAAATCAAAGATATACACTGAattttcagggaaaaaaaaaaaagaccgtaGGCTTTATAAATCTTTTACATGATATACAGTAGCAACCTTGAGTGGTTAATGTTTTTTACATTCTCATAAATTGACCAAGAAAATCTCACGTAGAAACTTGATATCTTGGAGATTCAAAATCATGATATATGTTAAGGCGTGATTCTTTATTATAATCATCAAGGAACTTTTGATGTACGATGCAATAtcctttttagaaaaataatttttttggttatttttatttttttattcagcttaagaattttttttctattctattttttttaattttttctatttaaagagaataatttttctattttatttttcctatttattattactaggattttctagttttttttttttaatttaacatatatatatatatatatatatatatatatatatatatatataatgttgtaATAGTCTTGTGACAAGTAAGACTTTAATGAgtgaaaattcaatatttttaatttcttcttataattatgatgtttttaatcTTTGAGGGATTCCACTCATAACGAACTCTATTATTCTtaggttttaattatattgtattagAGTATAGCTAATAAAACTAGAACAAAAGTATAATGACATTTGTTGCGAGGAAAAATCCTCAAAAACTAAGATTATAACTATGGGCAGAGAAATataaaacctattaattttttatatagaaaaatctaaattgcttaataatttttaatagaaaaataaatatgaaaattactgaaggaaaaactagaaaagaataataatatagaataaaagtaccattatgaattttgaaaaattaagggGGGCAAGTTCGCccgagagggggggggggggggggaatccTTTTGTAACCCAAAAAGTAAAATGGATGGAGGGGGGGTCAATGATCATGGCAATTTGGTGTGGTGAAGGCTGTCTGGTGGGTGTTATGATAGCAACGGATGGGCAACATGCATCTAAATTCTAGCGAAAAAGATTAGGATCATGGTTGCTTTAAAACGCACTAATACCAGGTTTGGAAATATAgttacgattattttttaaaatattttttatgttgaaatatattaaaataatattttttattttttaaaaattatttttgagatcaacgcatcaaaacgatctaaaatacataaaaaaaatgtttttagcaaaacaaatttaaactttttggaAACACAAGTACAATTGCGTTTCCAAATCGCtcacataatattttagatgattttcagttacaaataatattttactatgCACAAGTATTATTCTATTTATATGTATCTTATTCTTagatttttattcatgttttatgTTCTAAATAATCTACTTAGGTTGTTTTGTACTTAACAATGTTACAAGAGACACAAAGtgttaaaaaagctaaataaaatattttttagcataatttaaagcaaaaatctAGAAATAGTATTTTGGGACAAATTATTGgagctaaaaagtaaaaattctaATTGCATAAGGAATCCAACTTGAACAAGGAATTTTAGTGGGATTAGAAATGGTTAGAGCAAATCTGTCAAGCTAAATTATTGTGTACTATTTAGATTATATCTggagctaaaaataaaattttaatgtgaTTCAAGTTGAGCTGAAAACTAGatattttaaacttttcatTCATATATAGTATACCCATTAATTTGCATAGACGAGAGAATGATATCTTTGGAATTGAGTCTGAAATCTGCCACCAATAAACTTATTAATGATGCGTGAGTCGAGTTCATCTTTTATGTTGAGATGATGATGTGATAACTTATTAATGATGTGGCAAGGGTCTCACATGACTAGGAAACCCTTTTAGAATGTCAAAGTCAATGCACAAGTCATCATAGTCAGATTAgtattagaaaattttaaagtaaTCTAATTAGAAATTAgttattagttatttatttacatacttctttgtcttctcaactatatatatatataacaaatccTAACCTTTTAAAAAGTAGGGGATCacgttaaaaatataaaaaatataggagaATAGAAGGAGGGTTCTATTGTTTacgaaatttatttttttattttttatttttttaaatttgtaacaagcttaatttttttttctaagaggttagtacttttgaattttaaattattataaggatttgtgattaaaattattctatatCTAATTGCGATATATGAATatcgtatatttttttatgattaaatttaatgattGATGATGTAAATTCTATATGATAAGCACATATGTTTTTTGTTGTAAATCTATTGGTAGTTGATAGTTTATGTAGGATGCAAGACTAATTAATTTAAGTAGCAAAAGTGTTCAATTTTTAAACCtatgtttgattatttattgcttgaaaaataaaattcttgattAAATCAACTTCTTATGCATGTTTAATTATCATGAATCAATTAAACCTATCTCGATCTTAACATtgttacataataattaaatcatgcATGTTTAATGAAGGTTATTACATGATTAGTCTTAATTGATGCACGGATGGTAGgttaattaaaaagcaaaatctCCTTTTTAACtacttattatttaaattttgtataTTAGTTGATTTTGTCATATTAGTATATTTAGTGTATTTTTACTcagtttgttttaattaaaatttaaatagctTGTTTTAATCGGATAATTAACttctaatattttcatttatgtgGGGCAAAACCTTTATTTTCTACACTATAAATCAGTAATTTTAAGGGTTTTAAATGCTGCAtgacttcgacattcatcattTGCTGGtgcatataattttaattttttttcccctaatttACGTAATCGTttcgttttttcttcttttaagttGGATCAAGACCTGGTTCTGCATACCATGTGTTTATGACCAACAGACAAATTCATTCTTTCTTCCCTTTTCGCCCTCTTCGCCGGAATCTTGTTCTCTCCATAAGGAGGTTCTATAGTCACCCGATCTCTACACGGTGCTGCGGAGCACCTCTTGCAGTCTTTGGCTAAGATACATGTAACTGTTGGATTTTacagaaaataagaaaagagtGTCGGGGAAGACTGGAAAATTATCATAAGCTCCCGTTTTGCCTAACACCTGTAAAACATATGGAGTGGATGGCAGAGAAGACTGGAAAATTATCAGGTAAATGCATGGGAAAAGTTTCAGCATCCTCAGAATACACTGAGCACTGACTCTACTGAATGTTGCGTTAATGAAAACGGGATGTacaggtttttttaaataacagaaACTGCAACACTGTGCAGTAGCTCATATATAAGCTTTTACCATTAACGTTGATTGCACTTCTTGACCACCCAAACTGGTCCCATTCGCTGACAGTGGAAAGGAAatcatcataaaattattacagaattcaagaaaaaaaagctcaatATGCGTTGAAATAAGAACAACCTAAGAATCAAAGACTTGTGCAATATTGATCTTATGTATATGGTGAtacaaggttattttttttaagggacCGGGCCTCCCGACAGCTAGGGCCTCTACTAGTCCCACAAGAAGCTCATCGTGAGCTGCATCATCTCACAAACTATTCTTTATCTCACGAGGTGTTCTATTCTACCATTTCTATCCTATGTAAAGCATGTGTAGAGagttatttgtaatattatttttaattttttgtttttaggtgaAAGGGCATGGGTTGCATGACAGAGTAGAAGTCATATCCTTGAAGCCCTGCCTGCTCAAAATCATCGTAGGTAGGTGAAGCTCCTTGCCAAAcaacacctctctctctctctctctctctctctctctctctctctctctctctatctgtgttctaaaaaaaaaattaaattttagaggaatttacaattttttgatttatatataaatacatccaAAAGAGCAAGGAACAATGAGCTTTAATTGTCGTATTCTCCATCCCATCATCCCAACCAactgtattaaaataatttggacACAAAAAGACAGTTCTCAGCTCTTATTGGAGACTCCCGAGAGACATTTGGCTTGTCAATATCGCTATGATGCCATGCAATAATTTCCATCCATGGTATCAACGTTGTCATATTTTGCCATGATATAAAAATCAGTAATCTCCCCCaattcatattcatcatcacctTTAGTTAGGAAAAGATCCTCTAAAATAACTCTTAATGACTTTCTTTCCTGTTCTCTTAACTTGTTCTTGTTAAGCAATGAGTAATCACCCTTGTTGTCTTTGTACGTAGTTGTGCCTTCtaggaaatattttattttaaaccatacttttgaatttcaatattaaaattagaatagcttcatcatcatcatcatgatgTGAAGTCTTGACTATAATGTTTTTCctcttaaaatcaaattaatcttcATTTGAACTCATGAGCAATAAGAGACCAACAAGCTCATCATATTTGAGTGTCCTCAAATCTTTTGACTCTTAAATAACCATTACTTTCGAATCCCAATGTCTAGGTGGAGACCTCAAAATTTTTCTCACAATCTTAGGTTCTTTGATTATTTGTCTCAAGATTTTATAACTCATTAACAATGACGACAAACCTTGTGCTCATCTCTTTGATGCTTTCGTCGAGCTCCTTTTTGAACATCTCAGAATCTTGTTTTAGAGTGTTGGTTTTGGATTCCTTTACTTGTGTTGTTTCTGTACGAGCAACCTCCCATATCTTTCATATGGCAGAACTAGTTTGCTTCATAAGCCCGGCCCAATTCCATAGCTTATTTTCTTCCATGTTTGGAAAGAAATTTAAGATGTCATTACCCATCAAAATCAAGGCCGATAACAAGGGCCACTGAACAATCTTGTGTATGGACTTTAGACAAACTATAAAGCTAAGAAGAATATTACAAAggtttaaaaagaagaaaaaaatttaatcaatcacCTAAATCTTCAGTCATCAGAATTTTGAGCATTGCGTAGGCAGACCTGTTTCATGATCCACACTCACAATTTCTGTGGCATTGTCGCATCTGAGCACGTCTTGACCCAACTTAGCTCCAGCTGCTTTTAGACCCTTAAGCGAAACAGGCTGGTTGAACAAGTTAAGTGATGGCAATTTGGATGCTGGAGGCAACTTTCCTTCAGGCAAAAGGAAAGTAAAATCTTCCTTCAATAGAGGCACCTCAAAATCTGTCTTGTCATGCTTAACAACGTTGTCCTTTGCACTAATGTGAGTCCCTGGTTCCATGTGATTAGTTGAAAAGCTTGCCTGGTTTGGAAAGTTGGGATAGAGACTAACATATCCTCTGAGGTACATCATGTCAATGAGGAACTTCTTCCATGAAGCTTGCCATCCATTTGTTCTTGACTTTGGAATCTGAACTGGGTTTGCCTTTGCGTCTTCAGTGAACCTCAtgttcatgtaaacatagaatTCTCTCCATTGTTTAGGGAAGAACATTGCACCCCAACTGCATGGTAGTTGGTGGAGGTAAGGTGTGTTTGGATGGATCCCCTTGAAGAACTCAGTTGCATTCCATTTAGGCCTTTCTTTCACCACCTCCACCAATCTAGGTGTGTAAAGCGAGATGGAGGAGAGCTCAGGCAGTGACACTTGAGGATCATAGTGGTAGGCCAGAAGAGCATATTTCATCCACAGATAGTAGAATGGAGAGACTTCAATATCATCCTCGAGCAGGAGgccataatcatcatcatcagaagGGAACCAACTTTCACTGACTGCTCGGATTAGGCCTCCTTGGATGATTCTTCTTCTGAGGGTCTTAGGACCATGAGGCCAATCGAATGAGTTCACCAACCTTATTGTTTCCTCATCAACTTTACTGTCCATGTTGAAGCTGATGGGGATTTCATCCCCCAAGTAATAAGCATTGCTGAGAGATTCAAGAAGTCTTGTTAAAGAAGGGGCACGGTTTTGGGTGATTATGTTGACAGAAATCCGCATTTTATTCCAGTCTGCATGGACAAATTAAGTGTATGGTCAGTCATATCCATAAAAAGAAAGGTTCCACAATATGGATCATAATTTCAAGGGAAGAAAAGAGAGGATGCATCCTTACTTGGCAAAGCAGTTGATCTTAGATCAGCCATCCAAAGAACCTTTGATATAGAGGGCCTTGGAAGAAGAACCATCGCTGTGCCATTAACATTAGTCTCTGTCGCCATTTTCAAGGCTTTCTTCACATTAGGATCAATGTCATTCACTGTGATCACCACACTAGGATTGTGAATTTTGATCAATCCTTTCATGCTCGAGTACACTGCCTGCATCACTGGCACTTCCGAGTCTGATATATCTGACTGCGCCCCAACCGCCAAATCAAATATCCTGAATCTTCTCTCTTTGCAAACCACTTTAGGCCAATTAAGAGCAGTTGCAGCATCTTCACAAGGGCAAAAACTGCCTCCAGAGATAGCAATGTATGCCTTCTTGCCAGCAGTTGACCTGAACTTTTCAAGAAGTGGTGCAAGTGCTTTAACTTCATCGACCGAGTGGGCATAAAAGAGTGCATCTATTTTTTGAGGGTGCATTGCTGCCCACTGAGTCACATAACCAGCAGACAGTGCCTTCCACCATTGATCATCTCGGACTTGAACAATGTCCTTGAAAATTACAGTGGTTTCAGAAACATAAGCAAGCCTGTGCTCGCTATCACCCCATGTTTCCTTATCGTTTGGATCAactggaagcacaaatgaaccAGCATTTCTGTACTTCTGAAGCTGGTAGCTGCACATGTTGGATACAGATCATAACATTAGAAGCTCAAtcaggaagaaaaaagaatagtaaataaaaaaggggGGGCAAATAAGAGAAGAAGATGGATATGCAGAGAAGCACTTTTCTCTCGTATTGAGAAGACTTGCCATGCGTCCCCAATCAACTATCATGATACCATTTTTACCATCACTTGTTATTTTGGTAATGGTTATAGCAGTTAAATGacttaaaaattacatggaTAACCATGGCTTCAGCTTTTGAAACCATTTGCACATTtccaaaagctaaaaaataataaaccatAACTGATGTATTGGTGCACCCTCCTCCAACCTTCACTGACGGTATACTTGAACTTACTCCCATGTCCTAACCAAACTATTCCTCCATAACGCGCAGATAGTGCTACAGAGAATCTCAAAAGGGAAGTGCTAATTCCAACACagttattttcatttcatttatcaaattaaacatGTAGACAGATTAGTGGATACAGAAATACCAGTGGTGGAAACAGGATACAGAGCATCATCTTGAAgtggaaaatattatattaacaaaGTTCAGGATAGTGACTAACAGAAGAAAAGTTGGAAGGCTGTTCTATGAAGATTCTTGTATTGAAAACTCATTGCATCTAATAAAAAAGCTGATTTTAAGTATAAAACTTCAAATGCTTGCCAATGTACTACTGAACAGGTTACCAACTCAATAAAAGCTCAATAATACTCGCaagaatgttttataaaaattgttaCCACTAGCTTAAACCAATATTGTTATTAATGTGAAGAAAGCGGAGTGACTCCTAGAGATCAAAGTTTACAGGAAcccatcacttttttttttattattattttaactgcCGTATACAAgtgatcaaaataaaacaaaaatttgaaatgtAGTAAGAATGGTCATACCTAAGATGCAGATCTTCTCCTGTCTTGAAGGTCATAGGTGCCTCAACGAATAGTGTCTTAACAAGCTCTGCAGATAAAAACCATGAACTGGAAAGAAAATCCACCTGCACAATTTTATTAACTGTTATATCATAAGCAGGATCAGGCAAATAGAGCCCTGCCTCTTTGGACCGGAACTTTCTGTAGCTAGGGAATGTGAAGTCCTTTTGCCTCAAAGGCAAAATCCTTCCTATGCTGCCCAAAACTGAGTTCTTGTATTTTTCTGTCCCTGCTACGTGCGATAATATCTGTAGCATTTTCCTGCCTGGAATCATGTCGTCATCAACGATATATACAAGATCGGCTTCGGTTTGTAAAGCCATTTGGAACCTTCCATAATACTTGAAATCGTAGCTAGAACTAACGAAACTGATTCTTGAATCATTATAGCTGTCTACAATTCGCTTTAGTGAGAGCTCATTCGGGCTCCCAAATGAAAGTACCCAAACATGGTGGAAAGGAAGTGTCTGGTGAAGCAGAGAATCAAGCTGGGCGCAAAGTGTCTTTCTCTTGAAATGGTTTAAGATCACTGTGACCTTTGCCTTACTGGGACCTCGCAAATCCCACTTAGAACTCATTGCCATTAGCTCTGACAGTGTTTCTGTGCCAATGGACATACTTTGAAAATCCAATACCTCATCATACAGCTCTCTCTTCAACTTAATCGTTTGAGAATCATTTGACTTCCTCTGCTGGAAATCAATCTTTTCATGCTCGCAAACTTGAGATGGATTGATTGGTTGGATTTCTTCTCTGACGAGAGAAGCAGCTTCTTGGTATCGACCAAGAACGTGGGGTGGGATAATAAATTGTTTCCATTGCTGTGCGATTCTGGTAGCCCAGGTAAAGTCTGGTTTGGCTCTTAAATCTACTGTAGGGCTCATGTAGTATAGTAAGAAAGTTGCATAAATTGCAAAAGCAAATTGGAGACAAGTAAGAGCTGTAATAAGCCTAGCTGAGGGATTCCTATGTAACTTGGACTTAGCCTTCCCTCCAACATAATCACTAAGCATCCCTTCCAAGTCATCCCCACTTTTCATTGTCGAATTCTGGATTAAGGATTTCAATTAAAATGAATGTTTACCTGTAAAAGCAATCAAATTAACATACATGAAACTTAAACCATTATTCATACTTACTGTCCAACTTTTATATAGGCATTTAAACTCGACTGTGTTGAAAATATGCTTCAAATTAACACCAGACTTAATTTTCTGCCAACCAAACAGCACAAAGTGTTGAATTTCAGCGTTGTAGCCATAGAAAAGCTCAGAATAACTCTGGTCCAAAAAGAGCAAGAAAAGACCAAGCAAGAAGGCAATGAAGAAGTTTTCGATCGATGGTGTTGGTTGAAGTTTGTGTAGTAACGGATCCCGTGCCTTCgtattatatttatatggatGAATGGAAATGTAGTCAAAAAGCGCAAGAGAAGCATCCCATGAGAAAGGCATCCATGGTCACACGGGCTAAacgtttttattaatatagtatCATTATtacataaatttaatatcattcttgttaattttttaattttatttaaaaaatatattaaaataatatatattttttattttttaaaatttagtttagaATTTTAAACCGGTTTTTATGCCATATAAAAGGGCTAACGCTGTGTTTTATGGTATTGCCTAGCTATGCATTTTTATAGCTTGTTTAAGAAGTgtagttgtagttgttttttaaagtattttttatgttaaaatacatcaaaatgatattttttttttatttttttaaaatcatcacatcaaaataattcaaaacataaaaaaaactaatttttaacccaaaaaaattaaatttttttaaaacatgaaatgcCTGCGTTTTCATAAGCCCTCTTGAtcttctctctcacacacattAAATAGGATGCAGACAACctgaaaatgaaatttatattttctaaaagaagaaaataaacaaagctCATTAACTAACAATTCAAATCGCAAGAGATTAATTAGtgtaaaaatagagaaagaaaagactTCTAGTACAATCAATGTCAAACTCAAGTCCCTAGATCATGAGCACCAAACCCCAGACAAGATGAATGCAAGAGAGATATGAAACACTGAAAGAAAACAACTTAAGAATGTTAAGATCGCAATACCTTGTCTACAAACGAAGAAAATGAACCACAGAGCACAGCCTACAAAGAGACCTTTTCTTCACCAGCAAATGAAGCACACTAAAAGCTATCAGAACCCTCAA contains:
- the LOC118038839 gene encoding uncharacterized protein, encoding MKSGDDLEGMLSDYVGGKAKSKLHRNPSARLITALTCLQFAFAIYATFLLYYMSPTVDLRAKPDFTWATRIAQQWKQFIIPPHVLGRYQEAASLVREEIQPINPSQVCEHEKIDFQQRKSNDSQTIKLKRELYDEVLDFQSMSIGTETLSELMAMSSKWDLRGPSKAKVTVILNHFKRKTLCAQLDSLLHQTLPFHHVWVLSFGSPNELSLKRIVDSYNDSRISFVSSSYDFKYYGRFQMALQTEADLVYIVDDDMIPGRKMLQILSHVAGTEKYKNSVLGSIGRILPLRQKDFTFPSYRKFRSKEAGLYLPDPAYDITVNKIVQVDFLSSSWFLSAELVKTLFVEAPMTFKTGEDLHLSYQLQKYRNAGSFVLPVDPNDKETWGDSEHRLAYVSETTVIFKDIVQVRDDQWWKALSAGYVTQWAAMHPQKIDALFYAHSVDEVKALAPLLEKFRSTAGKKAYIAISGGSFCPCEDAATALNWPKVVCKERRFRIFDLAVGAQSDISDSEVPVMQAVYSSMKGLIKIHNPSVVITVNDIDPNVKKALKMATETNVNGTAMVLLPRPSISKVLWMADLRSTALPNWNKMRISVNIITQNRAPSLTRLLESLSNAYYLGDEIPISFNMDSKVDEETIRLVNSFDWPHGPKTLRRRIIQGGLIRAVSESWFPSDDDDYGLLLEDDIEVSPFYYLWMKYALLAYHYDPQVSLPELSSISLYTPRLVEVVKERPKWNATEFFKGIHPNTPYLHQLPCSWGAMFFPKQWREFYVYMNMRFTEDAKANPVQIPKSRTNGWQASWKKFLIDMMYLRGYVSLYPNFPNQASFSTNHMEPGTHISAKDNVVKHDKTDFEVPLLKEDFTFLLPEGKLPPASKLPSLNLFNQPVSLKGLKAAGAKLGQDVLRCDNATEIVSVDHETGLPTQCSKF